A window of Paenibacillus sp. 19GGS1-52 contains these coding sequences:
- a CDS encoding sugar kinase — MFNFGEAISFEDKANDVLTVGELLVDMISNDYGDASECSGYTRYFGGSPSNIAINVNKLGIRSHVASAVGRDGLGTFLVNELQSAGMDTSGIQRVDESTSMVVITKSQETPIPIFYRGADSELAYNDSLEQALIQSKIVHFSCWPISRVPSRYAVERVIEMAREHKLLIGFDPNYHPLIWQKGEDGVSYVKSIIPKVDIIKPSEDDAERLFGLGTPAEQVGRFLELGAKLVVMTLGKEGAMVSNGMETLTFETKATRIEDTTGAGDAFWSGFYAAVVKGYTLKEALELGFAVSAYKLKFTGAVVNLPILEVLKQQFGL; from the coding sequence GTGTTTAATTTCGGTGAGGCAATATCATTTGAAGATAAAGCGAACGATGTGTTAACGGTTGGTGAACTGCTCGTTGACATGATTTCCAACGATTACGGCGATGCTTCTGAGTGCAGCGGATATACCAGATATTTTGGCGGGTCGCCTTCGAATATTGCCATTAATGTCAATAAGCTTGGTATCCGGTCTCATGTTGCTTCGGCAGTTGGAAGAGATGGTCTCGGAACGTTTCTGGTAAACGAATTACAAAGTGCTGGAATGGATACAAGCGGAATCCAGCGGGTGGACGAGTCTACCAGTATGGTAGTCATCACGAAGAGCCAGGAAACGCCAATTCCCATCTTCTACCGCGGCGCGGACAGTGAGCTTGCGTACAATGATTCTTTGGAGCAAGCTTTGATCCAGTCCAAAATTGTCCATTTCTCTTGCTGGCCGATCTCGAGAGTCCCCTCACGTTATGCGGTGGAACGGGTGATCGAAATGGCAAGAGAGCATAAGCTGCTGATCGGCTTTGATCCTAACTATCATCCTCTGATTTGGCAGAAGGGTGAGGATGGTGTATCCTATGTCAAATCTATCATACCAAAGGTTGATATTATCAAACCTTCGGAGGATGATGCAGAGCGTCTATTTGGGCTAGGTACACCGGCTGAGCAAGTCGGGAGGTTCCTGGAACTTGGAGCCAAGCTGGTGGTGATGACCTTGGGCAAAGAAGGGGCGATGGTCTCAAACGGTATGGAAACGTTGACATTTGAGACAAAAGCTACGAGGATCGAGGATACAACCGGAGCAGGAGATGCCTTTTGGTCTGGATTTTATGCGGCTGTCGTCAAGGGGTATACTCTCAAAGAGGCGCTGGAACTTGGCTTCGCCGTCAGCGCGTACAAATTGAAATTTACAGGTGCGGTAGTGAATCTGCCAATTCTGGAAGTATTGAAACAACAATTTGGCCTGTAG
- a CDS encoding ABC transporter permease subunit encodes MTAKPKSKPLKKTLPLLILAAPGLLYFIINSYFPMFGVFIAFKDVNYAKGIFGSDWIGLKNFTFLFQTSDAWIMTRNTLLYNLVFIALGTIVSIIIAILMSELLSRMYSKLFMTGLILPNLISMVVLSLLVFAFLNADSGFVNHSILRPLGIPEINWYSEPKYWPYLLVLIQIWKTAGYGSIIYFASIAGIDKSIYESAKIDGAGKLKQIRLITLPLLKPTIIVLVLMSMGRIFNSDFGLFYQVPMNSGALYSTTQTIDTYVYRALMQLNDIGMSAAAGLYQSLVGFALVVTVNAIVKKVNPENALF; translated from the coding sequence ATGACAGCCAAACCTAAATCCAAGCCTCTCAAAAAAACACTCCCGTTATTGATTTTAGCTGCTCCGGGCTTACTGTATTTTATCATTAACAGCTACTTCCCAATGTTCGGAGTGTTCATCGCTTTCAAGGATGTCAATTACGCGAAGGGCATCTTCGGCAGCGACTGGATTGGCCTGAAGAACTTTACCTTTCTGTTCCAGACCAGCGATGCCTGGATTATGACCAGAAATACACTACTCTACAACCTGGTCTTTATCGCGCTCGGGACGATTGTTTCGATCATCATTGCCATCCTGATGTCGGAGCTGCTGAGTAGAATGTACTCGAAGCTGTTCATGACGGGCCTGATTCTACCGAATCTGATCTCGATGGTTGTCCTTTCATTGCTTGTCTTCGCATTTCTGAATGCAGACAGCGGTTTTGTCAATCATTCGATTTTGCGGCCGCTCGGTATACCGGAGATCAACTGGTATTCGGAGCCGAAGTATTGGCCCTATCTGCTGGTTCTGATCCAAATCTGGAAGACGGCAGGCTACGGCTCCATTATCTATTTCGCTTCTATTGCGGGGATCGACAAGAGCATCTATGAGTCCGCTAAAATTGATGGCGCCGGGAAGCTGAAGCAGATCCGTTTGATTACCTTGCCGCTGCTGAAGCCGACAATCATTGTACTAGTGCTGATGTCCATGGGACGGATTTTCAATTCTGACTTCGGACTCTTCTATCAGGTTCCTATGAACTCTGGTGCGCTGTATAGCACGACACAAACGATTGATACGTATGTCTACCGCGCCTTGATGCAGTTGAATGATATTGGAATGTCGGCAGCAGCCGGCTTGTATCAATCACTGGTCGGCTTTGCTCTTGTGGTCACGGTCAATGCTATCGTCAAGAAAGTTAATCCAGAAAACGCATTGTTCTAG
- a CDS encoding alpha/beta hydrolase-fold protein translates to MATLQISFYSKSLKREVTFNALMPVDQPEGVGLPVWSGQPLRALYLLHGFSGSHNDWMNFSRIRELADRYQVAVFMPAGENHFYLDDENREVYFGEYIGKELVDFTRKLFPLSEARGDTWIGGLSMGGYGAIRNGLKYAEQFGRIIALSSALIPYSIANIAPDHNDGIGSYKYYTSVFGDLSRLLGSDKDPEKLVLDVKAKGLVLPKLYMACGTEDFLLDVNRRFHGFLEGEKAGHRYEEGPGEHTWQFWDEHIEAALKWAVADSN, encoded by the coding sequence TTGGCTACATTGCAAATAAGCTTTTATTCGAAAAGTCTGAAAAGAGAAGTAACGTTTAATGCGTTAATGCCGGTTGATCAGCCTGAAGGAGTGGGACTTCCCGTATGGTCAGGACAACCTTTGAGGGCGCTCTATCTGCTGCACGGCTTCTCCGGGAGTCATAACGACTGGATGAACTTCTCACGGATCAGAGAGCTGGCGGACAGATATCAGGTTGCAGTCTTTATGCCTGCAGGCGAGAATCACTTCTATCTGGATGATGAGAACAGGGAAGTATACTTCGGTGAATATATCGGCAAAGAGCTGGTGGACTTCACGCGCAAGCTGTTCCCGTTGTCTGAGGCGCGCGGGGATACTTGGATTGGTGGTTTATCCATGGGAGGCTATGGAGCGATCCGCAACGGTCTGAAATATGCAGAACAATTCGGCCGCATTATAGCCTTGTCATCGGCACTTATTCCATATAGTATTGCGAACATAGCCCCTGATCACAATGACGGGATCGGCAGCTATAAATACTACACTAGCGTATTTGGCGATCTGAGCCGGCTGCTTGGCAGTGATAAAGACCCGGAGAAGCTTGTGCTTGATGTGAAGGCGAAGGGGCTAGTGCTGCCGAAGCTGTATATGGCTTGCGGGACAGAGGATTTCCTGCTGGACGTGAACCGGCGCTTTCATGGATTCCTTGAAGGGGAAAAGGCCGGACACCGGTATGAAGAAGGCCCGGGAGAACACACCTGGCAATTCTGGGATGAGCATATTGAAGCTGCGTTGAAATGGGCAGTGGCGGATAGTAACTAA
- a CDS encoding carbohydrate ABC transporter permease, translating to MIQTRGERTFTVFSAVVMILLTIFAFLPFLLIVIASFTDETTLIRNGYSFFPEHTSLEAYLYIKSAAYTFVRAYGVSFAVTILGTGFGLLITSMLAYPMSRRDFKYHNVLAFIVFFTMLFSGGIVPSYIMWTQYFHIKNTLLALILPNLLSNGFNVLLVRNYFKNNVPLEIIEAAQIDGASELRTFFRIMLPLSMPVMATVGMFMGLAYWNDWINALYFVSKPQLYGIQNLLMQLMSNIQFLNSGQASSVLGAEAVQLPSTAVRMAMAVLGIVPVLLVLPFMQKYLTRGVVIGAVKG from the coding sequence ATGATACAAACAAGAGGAGAACGAACGTTTACTGTGTTTTCTGCGGTCGTGATGATCCTGCTGACGATTTTTGCCTTTTTACCTTTCCTTCTGATTGTGATTGCATCGTTCACGGATGAAACGACTTTGATCCGAAACGGATACAGCTTTTTCCCGGAGCATACCAGTCTTGAAGCCTACCTGTATATCAAATCCGCAGCATACACTTTCGTCAGAGCTTATGGGGTCTCATTTGCCGTTACCATACTGGGAACCGGATTTGGGCTGCTGATAACAAGCATGCTTGCTTATCCCATGTCCCGAAGAGATTTCAAATACCATAATGTGCTGGCGTTTATCGTTTTTTTCACCATGCTGTTCAGCGGGGGTATCGTGCCTTCGTATATTATGTGGACGCAATATTTCCATATTAAGAATACCCTGCTTGCGCTGATTCTTCCGAACCTGCTGTCCAATGGCTTCAATGTGCTGCTGGTACGGAATTACTTTAAAAATAATGTCCCGCTGGAAATTATCGAAGCTGCCCAGATCGACGGCGCGTCAGAGCTGCGGACCTTCTTCCGGATTATGCTTCCCTTGTCCATGCCGGTGATGGCAACCGTGGGTATGTTTATGGGACTCGCTTACTGGAACGACTGGATCAATGCGCTGTATTTCGTGTCGAAGCCGCAATTATACGGGATTCAAAATCTGCTGATGCAGCTGATGAGCAACATTCAATTCCTGAATTCAGGTCAGGCCAGCAGTGTGCTCGGGGCAGAGGCCGTACAGCTGCCAAGCACAGCCGTACGGATGGCTATGGCGGTTCTGGGTATTGTGCCTGTACTGTTGGTATTGCCCTTTATGCAGAAATATTTGACCCGCGGCGTTGTGATTGGTGCAGTTAAAGGCTGA
- a CDS encoding histidine kinase — protein sequence MIRTNSIVFKFSVQMTVILAILLSILVLSNIYSLEVVRSNALTSSHNTLAIYQANIHNNFNNFSKDLIEVFDNNIDIAVNEANMDESNRYFKVQELKNNLMAKMTNDYSSDGMFIRLSGELVLEQFSSRIPSGDKLALIDFLNTHKFSPDPASESDEWKVFQIEGEYYLFKYITYSQVSFGTLVKADALLSMVNRGSSDQNRYVLSNTEGMILSASNMVLKETDTTLDSITKEYQRNFLIISEPIGEFGQITNMVAKGGLFSGLKLIQWGIALLAVLSAIVVPLVLRFLTRDVLKPILELVKAAKVVEKGQLEYQVPQGAPYSLEFMKLFHALESMVSEIKDLKIQSYEEQIEINRAEIKYLQMQIRPHFFLNAISTITSLSYQNKNDEIRQLIQCLSEHLRYMFKGGLASVTMEEEIRHTENYIRMQEIRYPDQVFFMTEIKDEARQVPIPQFMIQTFVENTFKHAMFAKEMMSIFIRVRTETREGILYVKIVIEDNGGGFSPEWLSQAEDEEVSEDGSKVGIANIRKTLQLLYKRDDLLKLSNAENSGARVEMWIPVKESGQPIL from the coding sequence ATGATTCGGACAAACAGTATCGTGTTCAAGTTTTCGGTGCAGATGACAGTTATTCTTGCAATACTGCTGTCCATTCTTGTTCTGAGTAATATTTACTCTCTGGAGGTTGTACGGAGCAATGCACTAACAAGCTCGCATAATACGCTTGCCATCTATCAGGCGAATATTCATAATAACTTCAATAATTTCTCCAAAGATTTAATCGAGGTGTTCGATAATAACATTGACATCGCAGTGAATGAAGCCAACATGGATGAGAGCAACCGGTATTTCAAAGTACAGGAGCTCAAAAATAATCTGATGGCCAAAATGACAAATGATTATTCCAGCGATGGCATGTTTATCAGACTTTCCGGTGAGCTCGTATTGGAACAATTTAGCAGCCGGATTCCATCCGGGGACAAGCTCGCTCTGATCGATTTCCTCAATACGCACAAGTTCAGCCCTGATCCGGCAAGTGAAAGTGATGAATGGAAGGTGTTCCAGATCGAGGGCGAATATTATTTGTTCAAGTATATTACCTATTCACAAGTCAGCTTTGGAACGCTGGTCAAAGCTGATGCCTTGTTATCGATGGTAAACAGGGGCAGTAGCGATCAGAACCGGTATGTACTCAGCAATACCGAAGGGATGATTCTATCTGCCAGTAATATGGTCCTTAAAGAGACGGACACCACATTGGACAGCATAACCAAAGAGTATCAGCGGAACTTTCTGATCATTTCCGAACCGATAGGAGAGTTTGGCCAGATCACCAATATGGTTGCCAAGGGCGGCCTGTTCTCGGGATTGAAGCTTATTCAGTGGGGCATTGCCTTATTAGCGGTTCTTTCGGCCATCGTTGTCCCGCTCGTGCTGAGGTTCTTAACAAGGGATGTGCTGAAGCCGATCCTTGAGCTGGTGAAGGCGGCCAAAGTGGTTGAGAAGGGCCAGCTGGAGTATCAGGTTCCTCAGGGTGCACCGTACTCCCTGGAGTTTATGAAGCTGTTCCATGCGCTTGAATCCATGGTTAGTGAAATCAAGGATTTGAAGATTCAATCCTATGAAGAACAGATCGAAATAAACCGCGCAGAAATCAAATATCTGCAGATGCAAATTAGACCCCATTTTTTTCTGAATGCGATCTCGACGATCACCAGCTTGTCCTATCAGAATAAGAACGATGAAATCCGGCAACTGATTCAATGTCTGTCCGAACACCTGCGCTACATGTTTAAGGGAGGGCTGGCCTCGGTTACCATGGAGGAGGAGATCAGGCATACCGAAAACTATATCCGGATGCAAGAAATCCGCTATCCCGACCAGGTCTTCTTCATGACAGAGATCAAGGATGAAGCCCGGCAGGTGCCCATTCCGCAATTCATGATCCAGACCTTCGTTGAGAATACGTTCAAGCACGCGATGTTCGCCAAAGAGATGATGTCCATCTTCATCCGTGTCCGGACAGAGACAAGGGAAGGAATCCTTTACGTCAAGATTGTCATTGAGGACAATGGAGGAGGCTTCTCTCCGGAATGGCTAAGCCAAGCAGAGGACGAAGAGGTATCGGAGGATGGGAGCAAGGTCGGCATTGCCAATATTCGCAAAACCCTCCAGCTGCTCTACAAACGTGATGATCTGCTTAAGCTGTCCAATGCAGAGAATTCTGGTGCAAGGGTGGAGATGTGGATACCCGTGAAAGAATCCGGACAGCCAATATTGTAG
- the gtfA gene encoding sucrose phosphorylase: MTLKNQVQLITYPDSLGGDLKKLHQVLRKHFVDIFEGGIHILPPFPSSGDRGFAPLTYLEIEPEFGTWEDIRNIGEQFDVLVDLMVNHISRQSPYFQDFLEQGRASEYADLFITLDKIWENGEPVQADIDRMFLRRPLPYSSFPVESGGVEKVWTTFGKTDPSEQIDLDIHSSLTRELLRLFFDNFKKHNVKIVRLDAVGYIIKKLGTSCFFVEPNIYEFLDWIKELADSLDIELLPEVHAHYSTQYKLSEYGCWIYDFILPYRVLEALTGRSNTELNSYLKTRPHKQFTMLDCHDGIPVKPDLDDLIDTKEARELVDLCVDRGANLSLILSEEHKAQDGFDVHQIRCTYYSVLNEDDDAYLAARAIQFFAPGIPQVYYVGLLAGSNDLEQVALTGEGRDINRHNYTLEEIEEGLERDVVKRLIKLIRFRNTYSAFGGTFQVLEAATDEIRLMWEHGGKYCRLFIHLQDYQTVIEYVDDEGKDAVYQV, from the coding sequence ATGACACTGAAGAATCAAGTACAGCTGATCACGTATCCAGATTCATTGGGCGGAGACCTGAAAAAACTGCATCAAGTTCTCCGTAAGCACTTCGTTGATATATTTGAAGGCGGGATTCACATTCTCCCGCCCTTCCCTTCCTCCGGGGACCGGGGCTTTGCTCCACTCACCTACCTTGAAATTGAGCCGGAGTTCGGCACATGGGAGGATATCCGGAATATCGGAGAGCAGTTTGATGTCCTAGTTGATCTTATGGTCAATCACATCTCTAGGCAATCGCCTTATTTTCAGGACTTCCTGGAGCAAGGCCGCGCTTCGGAATATGCCGATTTATTTATAACACTGGACAAAATCTGGGAGAACGGAGAGCCAGTGCAGGCGGATATAGACAGAATGTTCCTCCGCAGACCTTTGCCTTATTCCAGCTTTCCCGTCGAGAGCGGCGGAGTAGAGAAGGTCTGGACGACCTTTGGCAAAACGGACCCTTCGGAGCAAATTGATCTGGATATCCATTCCTCGTTGACCCGTGAACTGCTGCGGTTGTTTTTTGATAATTTCAAGAAGCATAACGTCAAAATTGTAAGACTCGATGCTGTGGGATATATCATCAAGAAGCTGGGAACCAGTTGTTTCTTTGTCGAGCCGAACATCTATGAATTCCTTGACTGGATCAAAGAATTGGCGGATTCGCTGGACATAGAGCTGCTGCCGGAGGTGCATGCGCATTATAGCACCCAATACAAGCTATCGGAGTATGGTTGCTGGATATACGACTTCATCCTGCCCTACCGGGTGCTTGAGGCACTTACGGGCAGGTCAAATACAGAGCTCAATTCCTATCTGAAGACCCGTCCGCATAAGCAGTTCACCATGCTCGATTGTCACGACGGTATTCCTGTCAAGCCGGATCTTGATGATCTGATCGATACGAAGGAAGCCCGGGAGCTGGTTGATCTCTGCGTGGACAGAGGGGCTAATCTGAGCCTGATTCTGTCGGAGGAGCATAAGGCGCAAGACGGATTCGATGTCCATCAGATTCGCTGCACGTATTATAGCGTCCTGAATGAAGACGATGATGCTTATCTTGCTGCGCGAGCGATTCAATTCTTCGCCCCTGGGATTCCGCAGGTCTATTATGTGGGCCTGCTGGCCGGCAGCAATGATCTGGAGCAGGTGGCCCTGACGGGTGAAGGACGCGATATCAACCGCCATAATTACACCTTGGAGGAAATTGAGGAAGGGCTTGAACGGGATGTTGTGAAGCGGCTCATCAAGCTGATTCGCTTCCGCAATACTTACAGTGCCTTCGGAGGTACCTTCCAGGTGCTTGAGGCGGCAACAGATGAGATCCGCTTAATGTGGGAGCATGGCGGGAAATATTGTCGGCTGTTCATCCATCTGCAGGATTATCAGACGGTCATTGAATATGTGGATGATGAAGGCAAAGATGCGGTTTATCAGGTATAA
- a CDS encoding Nif3-like dinuclear metal center hexameric protein, translating to MKVQEVIDRILLDCCGGRKLEQTCDVFASGDEDVEVTGIVTTFMATVDVIQEAISLNANLIITHEPTYYTGMDTLDWLQEDPVYLAKRQLIEAHGIAIWRFHDHMHLADTDKIYDGLLKELEWEDKKLEGEDSWGYQIEETTVGALAGFLKQRLGMEVIQIVGKPEASCSRIGILVGGGSLGLGREQMPMELMQEKTLDVMICGDITEWTLCAYVNDASMLGLNKAMIVIGHERSEEWGMKYMAEWLAPIVDGLPVTFVDAKEPFVYL from the coding sequence ATGAAGGTACAGGAGGTTATTGACAGGATTCTGCTTGATTGCTGCGGCGGCCGCAAGCTGGAGCAGACCTGTGATGTGTTTGCGAGCGGCGATGAGGACGTGGAAGTAACAGGAATCGTAACTACGTTTATGGCGACTGTTGATGTTATTCAGGAAGCGATCTCTCTCAACGCAAACCTGATTATTACTCATGAGCCCACTTATTATACCGGAATGGACACGCTGGACTGGCTTCAGGAGGACCCCGTGTATCTGGCCAAACGTCAATTGATTGAGGCGCACGGGATTGCGATTTGGAGATTCCATGATCATATGCATCTGGCGGACACGGACAAAATCTATGACGGTCTGCTCAAGGAGCTGGAATGGGAGGACAAGAAACTCGAAGGGGAAGATTCCTGGGGGTATCAGATCGAAGAGACAACTGTCGGAGCACTGGCAGGCTTCCTGAAGCAGAGACTTGGCATGGAGGTCATTCAGATCGTGGGCAAACCGGAGGCCTCTTGCTCCCGCATAGGGATATTGGTCGGAGGCGGAAGCCTTGGGCTGGGCAGGGAACAAATGCCCATGGAGCTTATGCAGGAAAAGACTCTGGACGTGATGATTTGCGGTGATATTACGGAGTGGACGTTATGCGCTTACGTGAATGATGCCTCCATGCTCGGTTTGAACAAGGCGATGATTGTGATTGGCCATGAACGGTCCGAGGAATGGGGCATGAAGTATATGGCCGAATGGTTAGCGCCGATTGTGGACGGGCTCCCGGTTACGTTTGTCGATGCGAAGGAGCCATTTGTATATCTGTAA
- a CDS encoding extracellular solute-binding protein, translating into MTSKKGLGTLLLSTVLCGSLLSACGSNSNTSSSDSGNTAADAKVAEIVFALPSFNRIPDDLSKVTNAINAITTKKIGVKVDFRLYGPADYAQKVNLALQSGEKMDIFTTLGQFSNYVSKSQIAPLEDILPEYGKEMTAILDKDFGANILKTTTMDGHIYGIPVNKGMALPTNIIYNADMLAEAGISAEQIQSVEDLPAVFAAVKQKSPDVIPFGPINVNPTDTGLVNLMKGASKVDYLTDTTGVGVVIDGSGKVVNFYESDVFKKGIQMMREWFNAGYLQKDTATTTVNAMEMVSSGRGFSFLGGYSGMEVGKTLSAQAGKNIETKRIAPFYFDTSAVNAVTWMVSSTSKETEASVKFLNLLYTDTDLINTILFGIEGEDYLKVDEHHVKFPEGMDANTVPYTAMLSSGIVGSESLQYQLEGTNWSDVELKLKENKDTERSPYFGFIFDQNQVKTQMSAVNNVVNQYLPALVSGSVDPETIIPKFINALKDAGAQAIIDSKQEQLDQWLAAQQ; encoded by the coding sequence ATGACAAGTAAAAAGGGGTTAGGTACACTGCTGTTGTCTACGGTATTATGCGGTTCACTGCTCTCGGCCTGCGGCAGCAATTCGAATACATCTAGTTCAGATTCCGGGAATACGGCCGCCGATGCCAAAGTTGCTGAAATTGTCTTCGCCCTCCCGTCTTTCAACCGGATTCCGGATGATCTGAGCAAGGTGACGAACGCGATCAATGCAATTACAACCAAGAAGATCGGGGTGAAGGTGGACTTCCGCCTGTATGGTCCGGCTGATTATGCCCAGAAGGTTAATCTGGCGCTCCAGAGCGGTGAGAAAATGGATATCTTCACCACTCTGGGGCAATTCTCCAACTATGTGTCCAAAAGTCAGATCGCTCCGCTCGAAGACATTCTTCCTGAATATGGTAAAGAGATGACGGCAATTCTGGATAAGGATTTTGGAGCGAATATCCTCAAAACCACAACGATGGATGGACATATCTATGGTATTCCGGTGAATAAAGGGATGGCTCTACCTACAAATATTATCTACAATGCGGATATGCTGGCAGAGGCCGGTATTTCGGCAGAGCAAATTCAATCGGTGGAGGATCTGCCAGCTGTCTTCGCGGCCGTTAAGCAAAAGTCACCCGATGTGATTCCGTTTGGCCCGATTAATGTGAATCCAACGGATACGGGGCTCGTGAATCTGATGAAAGGTGCGAGCAAGGTAGATTACCTGACCGATACAACCGGAGTCGGTGTCGTAATCGACGGCAGCGGCAAGGTCGTTAATTTCTATGAATCCGATGTGTTCAAGAAGGGGATTCAGATGATGAGAGAATGGTTCAATGCGGGGTATTTGCAGAAGGATACCGCAACAACGACGGTCAACGCAATGGAGATGGTATCTTCCGGACGCGGCTTCTCCTTCCTTGGAGGCTACAGCGGTATGGAGGTAGGTAAAACCCTGAGTGCGCAAGCCGGGAAAAATATTGAAACCAAACGAATTGCCCCGTTCTATTTCGATACAAGTGCCGTCAATGCCGTAACCTGGATGGTATCCAGTACCTCCAAAGAAACAGAAGCCTCTGTCAAGTTCCTGAACCTGCTCTATACGGATACGGATCTGATCAATACCATCCTCTTTGGGATTGAAGGTGAGGATTACCTGAAGGTGGATGAGCATCACGTGAAATTCCCGGAAGGCATGGACGCCAATACCGTACCTTACACAGCCATGCTAAGTTCCGGAATCGTAGGCTCCGAGTCCCTGCAGTACCAGTTAGAGGGGACCAACTGGTCGGATGTTGAACTGAAGCTGAAGGAAAACAAGGATACGGAAAGATCACCCTATTTCGGATTTATCTTTGATCAAAACCAGGTGAAGACGCAGATGAGTGCGGTGAATAACGTCGTCAATCAATATTTGCCTGCACTTGTTAGTGGATCGGTAGACCCGGAGACGATTATTCCTAAATTCATTAATGCGCTGAAAGATGCAGGCGCTCAGGCGATCATAGACAGCAAGCAAGAACAATTGGATCAATGGCTTGCTGCACAACAATAA
- a CDS encoding helix-turn-helix domain-containing protein — MRCMLIDDDIPTVEALRGIVNWDEFGITEVQTAHNIQDAKQLFDSGEPDLIICDIEMPRGSGIDMIQWTRERQYEGGFIFLTCHESFSFASKAISYNADSYLVKPLDKQELEAALRKSIELLKKKIMMGEYSKLGLAWLKNKDLVERGFWSDVLTAAISPRMQLIQSEMQKRELALSVHTDYQLLLVSVPRSQIERVWDESIFHYALSNLISEILISRVSLGRIIAYQADNVFYNAILIESGADMKWLQDSAEHIIQMCRQYLKCTATCYFSEKAAVSGLSQIKAELEQLDESNIIFRGKVHDQNEPFHYDTSERFTLDIELFTLLFVQKEKAQIVNRLKKELELLTSLNKLDSTTLHSIREDFLQVVYSLLSRQHIQAHRLFADEVSQQLAQNAESSVFDFMKWAQALTDKTVDSIKQVLQSEGVVERAKRYIHDNYAQDLSREDVAASVYLTADYLAKIFKNETGQTVKEYLNECRIRAAKQMLIESTTSIGDIAMDTGFDTISYFSTVFKKLTGETPIAYRSKHRTVR; from the coding sequence ATGCGTTGTATGTTGATTGATGATGATATACCTACGGTTGAAGCCCTGCGCGGTATTGTAAACTGGGATGAATTTGGAATTACCGAAGTGCAGACCGCTCATAATATACAGGATGCAAAACAACTATTCGATAGCGGCGAGCCCGATTTGATCATATGTGATATTGAAATGCCCAGAGGCTCCGGGATCGATATGATTCAGTGGACGAGAGAGCGGCAGTACGAAGGGGGCTTTATTTTTTTGACCTGTCATGAGAGCTTCAGCTTCGCTTCCAAGGCGATCTCATACAATGCGGATTCTTATCTGGTCAAGCCCCTGGACAAGCAGGAGCTGGAAGCGGCACTGCGGAAGTCCATTGAGCTGCTTAAGAAGAAAATAATGATGGGTGAATACAGCAAGCTGGGGCTGGCATGGCTGAAGAACAAAGATCTGGTGGAAAGAGGATTCTGGAGTGATGTGCTGACAGCTGCAATCTCCCCCCGAATGCAGCTTATTCAAAGTGAAATGCAGAAACGGGAGTTAGCCTTGTCTGTCCATACGGACTATCAGCTTCTTCTCGTAAGTGTTCCGCGTTCCCAGATTGAGAGAGTGTGGGATGAGAGCATCTTTCATTACGCGCTCTCTAACCTGATTTCTGAAATTCTCATCAGCCGGGTGAGTTTAGGCCGGATTATTGCTTATCAGGCTGATAATGTGTTCTATAATGCGATCCTTATCGAGAGTGGAGCCGATATGAAATGGCTGCAGGATAGCGCAGAGCATATTATTCAGATGTGCAGGCAATATTTGAAGTGCACGGCTACCTGCTATTTCAGTGAGAAAGCTGCGGTCTCAGGACTCTCGCAGATCAAAGCAGAGCTGGAGCAGTTGGATGAGTCCAACATCATCTTCAGAGGCAAAGTGCATGATCAGAACGAGCCCTTCCATTATGATACTTCGGAACGCTTTACCCTTGATATTGAGCTGTTCACCCTGTTATTCGTCCAGAAGGAGAAGGCCCAGATTGTGAATCGGCTGAAGAAAGAGCTGGAATTGCTGACAAGCTTGAATAAGCTGGATTCAACGACCCTTCATTCGATCCGGGAGGACTTCCTTCAGGTGGTCTATTCCCTGCTCTCGCGGCAGCATATCCAGGCGCACCGGCTCTTTGCCGATGAGGTCAGCCAGCAATTGGCCCAGAATGCCGAGAGCAGTGTGTTCGACTTCATGAAATGGGCTCAGGCGCTTACGGACAAAACGGTGGATTCGATCAAGCAAGTGCTGCAGTCCGAGGGGGTAGTCGAGCGGGCGAAGCGGTATATCCATGACAATTACGCGCAAGACCTCAGTCGTGAGGATGTTGCTGCAAGTGTATATCTGACAGCGGATTATCTGGCCAAGATCTTCAAGAATGAGACGGGTCAGACGGTCAAGGAGTATCTGAACGAGTGCCGGATCCGAGCGGCGAAGCAAATGCTTATTGAGAGTACGACCAGCATAGGGGATATTGCCATGGACACTGGTTTTGATACGATTTCTTATTTCTCCACCGTATTCAAGAAGCTGACAGGAGAGACACCGATAGCCTATCGTTCCAAGCACAGAACCGTCAGATAG